The DNA sequence TTCTTCGTTTGCATAGGTACGAGTGGCTTCATCGGACCCTGGGTGTCCAGCGTATCCGCTGTCAGCGACGTTATTGATATCCTGTTCATCCATAGCGAGCTCCTTGCTCAGACCTGCCAGAAGAATGAATCTCCGGGTTTCGGTAGTTCCATAGGTATATAATTGGACTCAGGCCATCTTTCAACTATTTTCTGCCCTTCCAGCAGTAATACTGCGAAGTGCAGGTGTTTATCATCGCCAAAGGTGAAGAAACTCCGAGGAATTGCAACTTCTACGACCTGATCCCAACTGGACACGATTTTGGTGGGCTCGCCCGGTCCGTCTAAGCCGGTCAAGACGGCTTCGGTTGGCGAAACACGCACAATAGCCTTGGTTGCTGAGTTGAGTTCGATGTGAACCTCACCGCTGCCAGCGCTTAAGCTGCGTTCTTTTTCAAAGTCTACTCGAAAGAACACGTGGTCATCGTCGTAGCCGAACATGATTTCGAGCGTGCGAGAGTCGACGCGATGCATTGCTCCGCCGAGTTTGCGACACTCGATTTTCCCAGCGCCAAACCACTCGAAAAAGCTGGTCTGCTTGCCGTCGATAACCGGGTTTAGGAAATCAGTCGGTTCGTGAACGCCGGACAAGCGCGGAACTTTGCGAATGGGTCGCATTAAAGCTAACGGAGGCTCGACTCCGATCAATTCCCAGACACGAGTCAGGTGCCGGCGGAACAACAGGTCGAAGGTGAGAAATTGATCGGTCTGGTGATCGTCGCCATACCACCAGCACCAGTCAGATCCTTCAGCGATGTAGATGGCTTCCCAAGCATGTTGAAGTGATTCTGCATCTGGCGGGGTACTCGAATCTTGACGTTCGACCAACTTGTCGCGAGTTTGCTTAACGAGATCCCATGCAGAGTTGTCTTCAGAGTGACCAATCCACACCGCGAAGTTGTGATTGATCCAGGATCCGGCAAACAGGCGCGGCAGTTTTTGGACAGGTTTATCAGGAGCGAACAAATCTCGCGGGAGAACAGTTGTGATGCCCTTCTCTTTCTCGAGTCTTGAATACAAGGCGCGCAGGAAGTCAGCGCCGTCATTGCGATAGTATTCCCATGCGTTTTCGCCATCGAGAATGACGCCAACAACCGGTTCTTGCCCGCTGGAAGCGTGGATTCTGTCGAGTTGGCGCACGCTGTTGATGAAATCATCAGCAGCACGGTCGGGTTCCCATCCAGAATAGACGAAGCCGATCTTATCGGAAAGCTTGTGATCCCTGAAAATCAGACCGATCGGTTTTTCTGGTCCACCGACACTGAAGGCGCGATGAAATCCATTCGTTGGGCTGATGCCGGGTTCGCCTGCTTGTTGGGCGAGGTTCATTGAAGCGTAGTAAATTTCTTCGTCGGTAGCAATCCACTTGATGCCGTGTTTCTGAAGGATCGGGAGTATGGCTTCGGAGACGGATCCTTCGGAGGGCCACATGCCGGGGGCGTCGTTGCCAAAGAGACTTTGGTACAGCTTTACAGCACGGCCGATTTGGACATCGGCATCCTCAGGATGCATAAATCGGCGCAAAGGCAATTCGGCGCCCGGTACGGCCATGCGAGCGATGTTTGTGTCAACCAACAGCGGTAGAATCGGATGATAGTACGGAGAAAATGATACTTCGATATTTGAGTTAGCGGCGCGCTTTTGATACGCGGGGATAATGCGCTTGAGGATAGATAACTGGTAATCGATGGTGCTGTTCTTTTCATCTTCTGTGAAATCTCGGCCCTTCTTCAATAGCTGAGAGACAAAGGGCTCGACGCGAAACATCGGGTCAATCCAGGACGCGTTGGACCAAAACTGCAGGTCGAGATAGTCTTGGTCTGAGAGGTTACTTAAGCGCATTCGTGGCGACGAGTCTCGGCATCGGGCATGAAGTTCCCGATAGCGAGGATACGGTTTGATCATGGTTTCGAAATGAGCCGAGAAGAACGTATCGGTGATTTCAAGCCGCTCATCTTCGGCTAGCTCAGAGACAGGTTTGCGCGACAAATACAGGTGTCGGTCCGACGCGCCGTTGTCGGTGTAATCGACTATCTGATCAAGAAGTGACGGGACTAAGTTGAATGTTTGGCGGATGTTGGGAAACTCGTCAAGAAGCAACAACATGTCGAGGTAATCTTTTGAGCCGTGGAGTCTCACCCACGGCATCAAGTATTCCCCGGACTTGAGGTCTTTGTAATATGGCTGGTGCATGTGCCAGATGAAAACGAGCTTCATCTGTCTGCCCCTGCCCTGCTACTTGTATTCGCCCTTATCGTAAGCTAATATGCCCCGCTCTATCAGGAGGATTTTGGCGTTACGGTACTTATCCGAAGTCGTTCCGCGCTTTTCGAGCAAGGCGAATGCTTCTTTGGCAGTGGCTGCGTCATTGGCTTTAACGGAATTGGTGACTGCCTGAAGAAGATCTTCCTCGTAAGTAGAAGCAAGGGTGTCGACCTTTGCAGAACTCAAGAATGCGATTCCGGCTTCCTGGAATTTGCCCTGGCCAGCCTGCGAAGCGGCGATGCCACGTTGAGCAGAGCGACGGAAGACATCATCGGGAGCGAATTTATCATGGAAGTTCTTGAATGCGAGTTCGGCGTTAGCGAAGTCGTTGGTCTGGAAATAGAGGCCGGCAAGCTTGAAGGCAGCCTGAGAGGCGGCTTCTGAGTTGCTGTACTTGTTCATTACTTCCTGGAAGTCGGCGACCGCTAATTGGGTTTGTCCAGTACGGGCAAACACTTCGGCACTTCCGAGCTTATCAAAAGCGGCCTTTTCCCCGCTGCTTGATTGCCAGGCCATAAAGACGACCACTACAATCACGGCGATAACAATACCGCCGCCGATCAAGAGTTTTGAGAGATTTCCTTCGGCCCATTCCTGAAACTTAAAGACGCCGGTCACGAAATGGTCTTCTCTCATCTCGTGCTTGGTCATTTTCTTATTCGTGGTCATCTAAAAACAGACTCCTGCTTCTTTACTCGAGTATTATCGGCTAAACTTACAAGACCAATAACTTATTCAATTTACGAATTTTATCAACACTTTTTTGTGCGAATTAGCAAAAGGTCTTTGTCTGCGGTTGGTCTAAAAAAGAAGGGACAAGACGCGAAGTCTTGTCCCTCTAACTTATTGCGTTAGTTGACCGGTTTTAGAAGAATCCGGTGAAGGTCATCATAAATGACGGTGTCTCTTTGGTACGAGCATTGTTGTAATCAGTCAATTCGAAATTGAACGCCGAAATGCCGGACTCGGACTGTTCTTGCTTGGTCATTTCAACTGCAAAATCAAGCCAAACCTGTTCCCAATGAATTCCCGATCCGAAAGTGAAGCTGGTCTGCGACAACTTGTCACCCAACTCAAAATCAGCATTCGCCTGTCCGTAGGGATTTCGGTAAACATTTGTTACATCGCGAAATGGAAGCTGAGTGAATCTGACTCCGCCGCGAAGCGGGATTGTGCCGAGCTTTGTTGCAAGCATGTATTCGGCGCCAAAGCGAATCTGCATGCTCGACTCATAACCCAATTCGAACTCGTTGTAGATTTCAACTAGATCGCCTGATGCGTCGTAGTAGGAAGACTCGGTTGAATCCTTATAGTAGATTGAGGACGGCAGCGTGAAGACATTGCGGTCATCTTCTGATGTGGCCGGTTCTTCTGCGCGGACAAAATATTTGTTTCCGCTGGTTGATCTCAGTTCGATGTCTCCGGAAACTAAGAATTTCGGAGTAACTTGTATCGAAGCACCGAGTCCGATTGTCAGCGGGATCTCTATTTTGGTCTTGCCAAGATAAAGCGTGGGTCGTCCGCCCAATGGTGTGCCAGGGCCAGCGATACTGGTCGATTTGACATAGTTGGTATCGGCACGCTTAATGTCGTGTACTGTAGAAAGTTCGAATGGGGATTGGACGGTGACGCCAGCACGAAATTTCTCCGTACGATACATGAAAGATCCAGTCAGATTTGCTGCGGAGGTCGAGAGCTCATCGCGGACGAAGCTATGCATACGCGCTTCCACAGTATCCATGATTTCGGATCCGAACATTAGCGGCAGCGTATCAGTGAGAGCCGCAATATTCGTTAGTAGCCACCGCCTGTGTAGATATTAATCGCACCACCGAACGAAAGATGTCCATAAATGTCAGTGCCAAATCCAAGTGCAAATCTGTGCAGATTATTCAGTGACCGATTCTGGGCTGACCAATCATCTTCACCAAAAGCAGTGCCAGCTGAAGTGACCATTCCATAAATGACTCCCTGGCGATTGAAAGTCTCATCGTTGTTGTCAATGACGCGCTGATAGTTGATTGCGGCAACAAATGGATGCCCCTTGACTCTAACCGGCGCGATAAAGGAACCGGAAGCCAGATTCAAAAGGTCTTTGGTAAAATCGCCGTTAAAATTATGAATGGGAGTCTGCGCATAACTGAATTCATTCGTGGTCTTGAGGCGAACGATTGATCCGCCAAGTGAAGCTTGTGTTTTAGAGACTTGAATCAACCCGGCAGGATTCCATGTGAGCGCCGATGCGTCATCGGCGATACCAACAAAAGCGCCTCCCATAGAACGAGCCCGAGCGCCTGTACCCAGGAACTCAAGGTTATACATGGTGAACCCGTATAGGTGGAAATCCTGACTAAAAGCTGTCCCGGCCGCCAGGAGGAATATGAGAAAGACTTTAGCTGCTAAACTACGCATAACCTCAGACACTCCTTATGTACTTCCCTCTCCAAATTAAAGCGAGCAATATATCGGAGCCGATACCCGCTGTCAATTCTTTTTTGGCAGACTCCGATTCTATGAATGAAGACGTTGTAGGCAAATATTCTGTTCAATAGCAATGAGTACCGAAGACAATCATCGGCTGAGTTGACTATCTTACAACTCGAGGTTTTTCTCAGGTGGAATTGCTTCACGAGTGGTCAGCATCGAGATCAATTCCCGCTGCAACCTCGTTGCCACCCATCATTCCGTACTCGTGAAGTTTGTTGCGAAGAGTTCGCGGGTTGATTCCCAACGCTTCGGCAGCGCGCGTGCGATTGCCGTCAAATGATTCGAGCGCTTTGAGAATCATGATCTTTTCCATTTCAGCAATCGGCATAACTGTGTCGGCTGCTGAATGAACGTGGCGCGCGAGTTCTCCCAATGCAATGTGACTGGGCAAATCGGTATCCATAATGCGATCAGTTTTGCAGAGCACGACGGCGCGTTCGATGTAGTTCTCGAGCTCGCGAATGTTGCCGGGCCAATGGTAATTCAGCAGAAGTTTCATCGCCT is a window from the bacterium genome containing:
- a CDS encoding tetratricopeptide repeat protein; amino-acid sequence: MTTNKKMTKHEMREDHFVTGVFKFQEWAEGNLSKLLIGGGIVIAVIVVVVFMAWQSSSGEKAAFDKLGSAEVFARTGQTQLAVADFQEVMNKYSNSEAASQAAFKLAGLYFQTNDFANAELAFKNFHDKFAPDDVFRRSAQRGIAASQAGQGKFQEAGIAFLSSAKVDTLASTYEEDLLQAVTNSVKANDAATAKEAFALLEKRGTTSDKYRNAKILLIERGILAYDKGEYK
- a CDS encoding alpha-amylase/alpha-mannosidase, encoding MKLVFIWHMHQPYYKDLKSGEYLMPWVRLHGSKDYLDMLLLLDEFPNIRQTFNLVPSLLDQIVDYTDNGASDRHLYLSRKPVSELAEDERLEITDTFFSAHFETMIKPYPRYRELHARCRDSSPRMRLSNLSDQDYLDLQFWSNASWIDPMFRVEPFVSQLLKKGRDFTEDEKNSTIDYQLSILKRIIPAYQKRAANSNIEVSFSPYYHPILPLLVDTNIARMAVPGAELPLRRFMHPEDADVQIGRAVKLYQSLFGNDAPGMWPSEGSVSEAILPILQKHGIKWIATDEEIYYASMNLAQQAGEPGISPTNGFHRAFSVGGPEKPIGLIFRDHKLSDKIGFVYSGWEPDRAADDFINSVRQLDRIHASSGQEPVVGVILDGENAWEYYRNDGADFLRALYSRLEKEKGITTVLPRDLFAPDKPVQKLPRLFAGSWINHNFAVWIGHSEDNSAWDLVKQTRDKLVERQDSSTPPDAESLQHAWEAIYIAEGSDWCWWYGDDHQTDQFLTFDLLFRRHLTRVWELIGVEPPLALMRPIRKVPRLSGVHEPTDFLNPVIDGKQTSFFEWFGAGKIECRKLGGAMHRVDSRTLEIMFGYDDDHVFFRVDFEKERSLSAGSGEVHIELNSATKAIVRVSPTEAVLTGLDGPGEPTKIVSSWDQVVEVAIPRSFFTFGDDKHLHFAVLLLEGQKIVERWPESNYIPMELPKPGDSFFWQV